CCTATGCAAGTTAAGTTATTCATATCTTTCTCAGAACTTCAAGGGCTGACTTTCCATATGTGGACTGATGTAAGTCACTGCTTTAAAAACTGGGAAAAGTTTTAACTtatcaaaagaaaaaggaaagaggAACATTGCATATGATTATCTTTTTGCTCCAAGAGCTCGTCTTTAAAAGGTGCCAGTATCATCACTTGGAAAAGGAAATAATATACAAACTGATCATATATAATTTTTGAAGGGAAAAATAAATATGTCTTAGACCAAATGAGAGACTCAATCACACTATTATGCTTCATTCTGTTTATATCAATAATTATCAGGAAGGTGGATATTTGTGTTGGAGGAGCTTCTGCTTTATGCCAGTAAATTGAAAGACTataaattcatgaaataactaTTTGGTTGCTTAAAAGATTTTGTAGTAGACTActtaagaacaaagaaaaagaaaaggtttCAGTAGTAGAAATTTTGCGACTTGACCTCATAAGAgatatcatgtcatattttgTAGCTTTCTGATGGAGTTAGATTATTGTTAATGGTGACTTATGACCCATTATATTTGTCTAAAGTAAAATGGATTCACTTTTGGAGGTTTAAGTTTGTCAGATGCaattataactttttttttttttttggttgttggtGAGATGCAATTATTCACTTCATATCTTACCCTCTTAAGTTTTAACAGCAGACTCATACTCCAATTGTGATGTCTTTCAGATGACAACAGCTATTTCCATTGAGGATGTCAGAAGGGAAGTTAAAATTTTGCGCGCCTTAACAGGTCATAACAATCTCATAAAATTCTATGATGCATTTGAAGATCGGGATAATGTCTACGTGGTGATGGAGTAAGAATCTTACCCACATATTAGTGAGATCTAATCTATTTCTTGTAAGGTTTTTCCTGTCTGTCTTAGTGATGCTTCTGGCCAGGGAATAATTTATGTAAGCACAACATGAAAGAAAGTTTGGGCATTAAGCCACAACTTAGTTACTCAAAGAAAGTGCATAACTCTAAACCTTTATAGCATCAGGCTTTAGAAAAATTTCTTTTGAATCCCTAGCATGGTCTTTTAAGAATATGAAAGCTAAGGGAATTCTTGAAATATTGCTGTTCAGGTTATGCCAAGGAGGAGAGCTCCTTGATAGAATACTTGCACGGTATGTCTTTGTTTAATTTAGGGAATTTTACTTCTAATTCATGGATTTGTTTCTTTAAAATCTTTTTTAGGGGATAGTATTTTATTTCCTTGTCATTTCTTTTGGTAGGGGTGGGAAGTACTCAGAAGAGGATGCAAAGGACGTCATGGTACAAATATTAAATGTTGTTGCATTCTGTCATCTCCAAGGTGTTGTGCACCGTGATCTTAAACCTGAGGTAAACATATTCCTCAAACTGGACTTGCAAATTAGAGCATTAGTTACTTTTTTATGTCCTCTAAAAAGAAGGGCAATGATGACTTTACTAGGACAACTAGTGAAGATAATTGGTTCTTCAGCAATtaggcccccccccccccccccccccccgcgtgTAATGCAGGACTAAGAATCCCAGGCCTAAGATTTTCAAAAAGTATATCTTTCAGGGGAAAAAGATCGCTTATAATTAATATAAACAACTCGGCCTCAAAAACTCGTTTAGATAAATACATTATCCAACCGATAAGGGCTCAATTGGGCAATACCTTCAGCAACACTGCCTGTTAAATCGTATCATAAGGCAACTGGATCTTGACCTGTCCCCTGCACTATCTTTAAAATATTCAAAAAAAATTATAGTGGATCCCTATGTAGagaatttaatttatatataaGAGATAGCATTGTCGTGCATAACTTTATACTGGGAAATTCCTTTCACTAAAGCAGTGCTACTAAGTAATTTCACTATATTCTTTCTACGAATATACTAATAGATTTGTGCATGAaccttcttgatttttcttgtttTGTTTCTCTCTGAATGCGCTACAAAGTGTTTGGTGATTAGTGAAGGTTATTTTATGTGTGTTCGAAACTAAAAAGAAAGCTAATTCAATCTAGAATATCTCAATATGTTAGCATACCAATGCATAATAtggataaaaagaaaagaaaacagagATATTAGAAAATATAATATGTGCCAGCCCTTGGAATCTCGAGGACTGAAATTTCTTTGCTAATCAACGCTTGCCCTTTATTACACGTTTCAATTAAATGAAGATTTTTCCCTTTGACGACGTTACATCTACAGATACTTTCTGCCCTCACCATTTTCCTTTCAAGACACTGGCTTCTTCTGCTGAGAGTTAGCTCCAAGTGTTATTAGATTTTTCTCAAATGTTTGATGCATTAGCCTTATCTTATATTGCCAAGAATTTCTAGTTAGATGCATTTTGCGTTGTTACTGTGTATCATGGTGGTTTCATGGCTTGTGTGGTACCTTGGAAAAAAACCCTCTCTGTGCTGGTCATTTGTATAATTCTGTCCAGCCTTCCTCTCCTCCTATCTTTCCTTTCATACTTGCCTAAATAGTTTCTGACTTTTTTTAAAAGTATCATATCTCCTTTTTTTGTTGCTAAATTATCTCATATTTTCCATGTCCTCGTTCAGAATTTTCTGTTTTCGTCGAAGGATGAGTCTTCCCAGTTAAAAGCCATAGATTTTGGCTTATCAGATTTTGTAAGACCAGGTTAGTTTCCACCATGCAGATTTGTATGAAGTCTAATGTTTGTCTTCTCCATTAAACatttaaatataaatatgatgTATGCAGATGAGAAGCTTAATGACATTGTTGGAAGTGCATATTACGTGGCACCGGAAGTTTTGCACAGATCATATGGTATAGAGGCTGATGTCTGGAGTATAGGTGTGATAGCATATATTCTTCTGTGTGGTAGTCGTCCTTTTTGGGCTCGCACAGAGTCTGGAATCTTCAGGGCTGTTTTAAAGGCTGATCCAACTTATGACGAAGCACCTTGGCCTACGCTAACTTTGGAGGCTAAAGATTTTGTCAAGCGACTATTGAATAAAGATCCTAGGAAAAGAATGAGTGCCGCTCAAGCTTTATGTGAGTCTGTACTCCAGTGAAATTTTTTGGCATTCTTTTTCTTCATATTGCCTCTTCTCATGACCCTCTTGTGCAGGTCATCCTTGGATGCGGAATCACAGTGGTGCAAAACTACCACTTGATATCCTTATATTTCGACTCATGAAAGCATATATGCGATCATCCTCTTTGCGTAAGGCTGCTTTAAGGGTGTGTATATTATTTAAGCTGGAACTATTGATTGAACCTGATATATCTGTCTCTGCCTTGATAGCCGAACTATTTATGGTTTCCTTTATCTTTTGGTTTTAGCTTCGAAATAGTTTATAAGGTTTTTAAATTATCTTTGCCTTTTGTCTTTGGTGAAGGTTTCTGTGATTACTTCTTTTGATAAGTAATAAGGTTTCGTACAAAACGTAGTGGTACCCTGTCATGTCTAACTAGGAATCAGTATCCTGTACACATACTCTTAACATACGGCTAAGTATTTCTCTTGTTGCCTTCAAAATTCTGTTGTTTCCTTTATGCCAGACAGTCCACCAGGTAATCTGGTTATAGTATTCCAAAATTTGAGGGATTTCTTTTGGGGACAATCTCGTTCCAGCAAGTAAGGAACTCTTGAGTTGAGAGCGGCATAATCCAACTCATGCCAAGAATAGCAAAAAATAAACCCCACAACTGAGAAGTGACCTTGCAGTGAAGAAAAAGGTGATTTTCATCTTCAGGATGGTCTTCGCAGAGAGGACATCTACTTGAGTTGAAAGTCTCTTCTCTGAAGGTTGTTTTGAGTGAGGCAGACCTCCTTAGCCACTAACCAAGAGATGCAGGAGACTTTCAGGGGAGTGTTATTAAACCAGATTTGATTCCAAGGCGAAGGAGCAAAGTTGTCGTTAAAAGACAGCAATTTTGTAGCAAGATTTCACCCAAAAAGACCCTAATTGCTTTTCAGTGATGCAAATTACAAGTTCATTTTTTTTAGCTCTTGCTGATCACACAGGATCGCATGACTCTTCATCTGTGAAATCTTAGTTAAGATTGCTATTGTTATTGACAAGTTTGCTCTGTAGCTAATGACCTTTTGAAAGGGTATCTATGAAATTTTACTTGTAGCACATTGGAGAACAATCCATGTTGTTGATTAAATTGATGAAATTTGAAATTTCTTGTTGCGTCTGTTTAGAGTTAGTTTGGGGTGTTGTCTTGCTATGGCAATGCTGCTTGATGCTGTACTTTTTAAAAGTTCTGCTGATTTATATAAGTTTGATATGATGATTCGCCTTCTTTTACTGGCTCTGATGCTTATGTCTTGGTAGCATTTGACTTGGTGAATTGCACCTAATACTTTTCCTTTCACAGGCGTTGTCGAAAACTTTGACAGCAGATGAACTGTTCTATCTAAAGGAGCAATTTGCATTGCTGGAGCCAGACAAATTTGGCAGCATAAAGCTAGAAAATATAAAAACTGTTAGTATCTAGACTCTTTCATCTTCAGCTATTCTGCTCTGTTTGCTCAAGCCTGAAGGTCTTATCTCCTTACTCTTTTTGTTCCGTATAGGCGCTAATGAAATATGGAACAGATGCTATGAAGGAGTCACGGATTCCAGATTTTCTTGCCTCGGTACTGACACAACCACCATTTGTGTGTTTCCCTGCTTCTTTAGTGCTTCTGTGTTATGAATAGTGGTTTTTGATGTTTTCTTTAACAGCTAAATGCACTTCAATATAGAAAGATGGATTTTGAAGAATTCTGTGCAGCTACCTTAAGTGTTCATCAGTTGGAAGCTCTTGAGCGCTGGGAGCAACATGCTAGGTGTGCGTATGAAATTTTTGACAAGGATGGCAATAGGGCTATTGTTATAGAAGAACTTGCATCCGTAAGTTTCCTTTTGTTTTGTATCTCTTGTCACTTGGACTTTTTGAGAATACAGAATACGTACTGTATGTTTCATTATTTTACTGCCTAACATTGTGATCAAATCTCGCTTTCAGGAACTTGGACTGGGTCCTTCAATACCAGTTCATGCAGTCCTTCACGACTGGATAAGGCATACAGATGGAAAGCTAAGTTTTCTTGGTTTTGTGAAACTGTTGCATGGTCCTTCCACCCGAGGACTTGCAAAGGTGCAGTAACAATTGAAAAGCTTTCAAGACTGCCCAATATACCAAGAGTCTAGACATTGTGGTTGAGATaatcttcaagcatttcaacatTACAGATATCAGCCACCTTGCACTGAAATGTCAAAAATCCTCAGCCTGCTCTGAATTCGATTTGTGGAGTATGTTTGATTCACGGGTTTCACTTTAAGAGCACGTATTGATAGCTTTTACTTCCACACCATATAGTGTAAAGATTTCTGGCGGTGTGCGGGTAAACACATGGCTGATTGGATTTGGAGTTGTTTGTTACTGAGGGGAATGGTCCTAGTTGCAACTCCTGTCAACAGGGATTAACAAGATGTAGTTACTAGTTTGCCACTTAAATTGGGATTGTAGTCTCAGTATAGAATCATAGGGCCTTAGTTTATTGGATGATTTAGTTAATTGATTTCTATTTATTGTCCAGTTTGAGTCCAGGCTAAAGTTGCCTGCCAGTTGAATTGTATCTTCTTTCCTAGCAGATAAAGGTGCTTCTGTTTCCGGTGCCTAATTATCTCAACTCCATAACTTGAGGCTGTTAGATCATCTCATCACCTGAACTGAAAATTGCAGCAGGCCTCAACAGTTttaggaagttttttttttttttttttttttaaactaatgTACTTCAAAGCACGAGTTCATGCTAAGATTGCGAGTACTAAAAGGTTTAAAGAGGTTGAAGAAAAAGTTTAAATTGGAAACCAAATAACTAAAATAATGCTGCCTAACGTAATACATCCCACAATCAATGCGAAGTtaatggatatggatatggatatgagCCGCACgagtatatgacatgatattttCACCACCTCTGCTTTTTGTGGTAGCCTATTTAAAAGTGTTTTTAGATTAAGTACTTTGGCGAGAAGCaaatcaattaattttaaaaatatttttgatcaacaattagtgtttggtcaaacttttaaaaaatgCTTCTGTGTGTAttttttgaaaagtgtttttccaAAAAAGTACTCTAGTTTTTAATTTCTGCTATTTTCCATAAACACTTATTTTCCCAAAAAGCTTTgccaaatacttttttttttttttaaaataggtaTTTTTGACCCTCGAAAAATTTGGCGAAACAGGCTATGAGTATATCAATCATCACACTTTTTCTGGTGTCCCGCTCAAAGCCCAATACCTGCTTTGAAGCAGACTAATTTGGATTCACATAGAAACATAGGATAATCTAGGAGTATGAGTATATCAATCATCACACTTTTCCTGGTGTCCCGCTCAAAGCCCAATACCTGCTTTGAAGCAGACTAATTTGGATTCACATAGAAACATAGGATAACCTAGGAGTACTGGATCACTATATCccttagcattttttttttttggtttctatgtGGTGGTTGGTATTCATTTTGGGGTCCGATTAATTTGAATTCGCGCCGAAAAGTCTCAATTTTGGAGGTAAAATGGTCTCTATCAGAGGTGACTTCATACTCGAGGCTCGAACTCAAACTAACTCTACTTTAACAAAACTCATTTTGGTGTTAAATTAGAATATTGTGATGGAACTCTGAAAATTATTGTCACTAGTTAAAAAACAAAAATGACTATATAAGGCAGCTTATGCACCCTTACTCATAGATTTAGAGTTCGagccctaaaaataaaaaatcttgtTAGGAGCGCTTTCCCATACATTCGCCTAACACGATGGGAATTCGAATTAGCCGGGGCTCAATGCAGATACTGAATATTGAATACCAGatgagaaaacaaaacaaaaaaaagaacaagCCCTGTTGTATATATCATTAGTTCAAATTGCATTCTGGGAATTA
The sequence above is a segment of the Lycium barbarum isolate Lr01 chromosome 6, ASM1917538v2, whole genome shotgun sequence genome. Coding sequences within it:
- the LOC132599061 gene encoding CDPK-related kinase 5-like, with amino-acid sequence MGACTSKPPKPNPYSPQDILPPPETTNINDPQKDNNNNEAKKSPFFPFYSPSPARFFLSKKSPARQSSASSKSASSTPARLFKRPFPPPSPAKHIKALLLRRHGSVKPNAATIPEGEETEGANLDKSFGFSKQFTSKYEIGEEVGRGHFGYTCSAILKKGELKGQQVAVKVIPKAKMTTAISIEDVRREVKILRALTGHNNLIKFYDAFEDRDNVYVVMELCQGGELLDRILARGGKYSEEDAKDVMVQILNVVAFCHLQGVVHRDLKPENFLFSSKDESSQLKAIDFGLSDFVRPDEKLNDIVGSAYYVAPEVLHRSYGIEADVWSIGVIAYILLCGSRPFWARTESGIFRAVLKADPTYDEAPWPTLTLEAKDFVKRLLNKDPRKRMSAAQALCHPWMRNHSGAKLPLDILIFRLMKAYMRSSSLRKAALRALSKTLTADELFYLKEQFALLEPDKFGSIKLENIKTALMKYGTDAMKESRIPDFLASLNALQYRKMDFEEFCAATLSVHQLEALERWEQHARCAYEIFDKDGNRAIVIEELASELGLGPSIPVHAVLHDWIRHTDGKLSFLGFVKLLHGPSTRGLAKVQ